The Pyrobaculum sp. 3827-6 genome has a segment encoding these proteins:
- a CDS encoding metallophosphoesterase gives MYRRVFLGSVVGVGLLGAVGAASVGVEVRRLDLGLGRRVVFVSDLHIHGVSRLELPEYDVLLIGGDIYDRRTPGAWAVVEALAPLKGPKIAVLGNHEYWDRRRVPLGEGLRALEEAGVHVLRDDWVQVGPLRVYGLDWREDPRTYPAVRDADVVLVHSPDAFQHAVGGLYLAGHTHGGQFCLPGGIPLITNSYYGYTQGIYRRGEAVMYVSRGMGEMLPRLWCSREVVLIT, from the coding sequence GTGTATAGGAGGGTTTTTCTGGGGTCTGTGGTGGGTGTTGGGTTGCTGGGGGCTGTGGGGGCGGCGTCTGTGGGTGTGGAGGTACGCCGGCTTGACCTCGGCCTTGGGCGCCGGGTTGTCTTCGTGTCCGACCTCCACATACACGGCGTGTCTAGGCTGGAGCTTCCGGAGTACGACGTTCTTCTAATCGGCGGCGACATATACGACCGCCGCACGCCTGGGGCGTGGGCTGTGGTGGAGGCGCTGGCGCCGCTGAAGGGGCCGAAGATAGCGGTGCTGGGCAACCACGAGTACTGGGATAGACGGCGCGTCCCGCTGGGGGAGGGGCTGAGGGCGCTGGAGGAGGCGGGGGTGCACGTCCTTAGAGACGACTGGGTGCAGGTGGGGCCGCTGAGGGTCTACGGCCTAGACTGGCGGGAGGACCCGAGGACCTACCCCGCGGTTAGAGACGCCGACGTGGTGCTCGTCCACTCGCCAGACGCCTTCCAGCATGCTGTGGGGGGCCTCTACCTCGCCGGCCACACACACGGGGGGCAGTTCTGCCTCCCCGGGGGCATCCCGCTTATTACCAACAGCTACTACGGATACACCCAGGGCATATACAGGAGGGGGGAGGCTGTGATGTACGTGTCGCGGGGGATGGGGGAGATGCTCCCCCGCCTGTGGTGCAGCAGAGAAGTAGTGTTAATAACCTAA